One window from the genome of Cyclobacterium amurskyense encodes:
- the murG gene encoding undecaprenyldiphospho-muramoylpentapeptide beta-N-acetylglucosaminyltransferase — protein MNNTGETYRIIISGGGTGGHIYPAIAIAKAWNEKYPESEVLFVGAEGKMEMQKVPEAGYKIEGLKIAGLKRKLTLENLSFPFKLLDSLQKAKKLIKNFDPHLVVGVGGYASGPVLFAAQRKGLPTLIQEQNSYAGLTNKLLAKNANAICVAYPDMDRYFPGDKIKYTGNPVRKDILSIEDKKAMALSHFGLDPKAPVILSIGGSLGARTLNQALLHTMADFESKGYQVLWQTGKFYYEKTIAQVKASAVKGIYPLEFIKDMDLAYAAADIVISRSGALSVSELSLVGKPVIFIPSPNVAEDHQTKNAMAYVSQKAALILKDGEAIEQLGPMVHSLLTDQAKRNELSMAIKKLAKPEAAKDIVKVMEELIQ, from the coding sequence TTGAATAATACTGGAGAAACATATCGAATCATTATTAGTGGTGGAGGCACTGGTGGACATATCTACCCTGCCATTGCTATCGCTAAAGCTTGGAACGAAAAGTATCCAGAAAGTGAAGTGCTTTTTGTAGGTGCTGAAGGTAAAATGGAAATGCAAAAGGTTCCAGAAGCCGGCTACAAAATAGAAGGATTAAAAATTGCAGGATTAAAAAGAAAACTTACACTTGAAAATCTAAGCTTTCCTTTTAAGTTGCTGGACAGCCTCCAAAAAGCCAAAAAATTGATCAAAAATTTTGACCCACACTTGGTGGTTGGTGTCGGAGGATATGCAAGTGGACCAGTCCTATTTGCTGCTCAGCGTAAAGGATTGCCAACTTTAATACAAGAACAAAACAGCTATGCTGGTTTGACAAATAAATTATTGGCAAAAAATGCAAATGCCATCTGTGTGGCTTATCCTGACATGGATCGATATTTTCCGGGAGATAAAATCAAGTACACCGGTAACCCGGTTAGAAAGGACATTCTCTCGATTGAAGATAAAAAAGCAATGGCTTTGTCCCATTTTGGACTTGACCCTAAAGCCCCAGTAATCCTCTCCATCGGAGGAAGCTTGGGAGCCAGAACACTCAATCAGGCTCTTCTCCACACAATGGCAGATTTTGAGTCCAAAGGGTATCAGGTTTTATGGCAAACAGGAAAGTTCTATTATGAGAAGACCATCGCGCAAGTAAAAGCATCTGCTGTCAAAGGGATCTACCCTTTGGAGTTTATCAAAGACATGGACCTTGCCTATGCTGCAGCAGATATAGTAATATCCCGCTCCGGAGCATTATCGGTTTCGGAATTAAGCCTGGTAGGAAAACCTGTGATCTTTATTCCTTCTCCTAATGTGGCCGAAGACCACCAAACTAAAAATGCCATGGCCTATGTTTCGCAAAAAGCGGCATTGATACTTAAAGATGGGGAAGCCATAGAACAATTAGGACCCATGGTACATTCCTTGCTTACTGACCAGGCTAAACGAAATGAATTGTCAATGGCAATAAAAAAGCTGGCCAAGCCTGAGGCGGCTAAGGATATTGTAAAAGTAATGGAAGAATTGATACAATGA
- a CDS encoding FtsW/RodA/SpoVE family cell cycle protein: MTKVKTWLEDNLKGDLIIWGIVLLLSLISILAVYSATGSLAYRKMGGNTEIYLFKHSALILASLVVMWAVHNIPYKYFSKLSLFALWVSVPLLMITYLFGSTINEANRWLTVPIINQAFQPSDLAKLALISAVAGMLAKRQRKITDIKGTFIPIIIWIGIICLLIAMANMSTAVMLLATCLLLMFIGRVPLKYLLVVGMVGALVLSTAILMGQRGGVFFARIEKFFDDDPAAISFQAKHSYIAIATGGITGKGPGNSEQRNILPHPYSDFIFAIIVEEYGMIGGGFVLFLYLALLYRGMRVVAISTRPFGGLLSAGLSFSLVIQAMINMGVAVGMVPITGLPLPMVSMGGTSLIFTGISLGIILSISRGDHEDAFVNEQKSINRKVKVA, encoded by the coding sequence ATGACAAAAGTAAAAACCTGGCTGGAAGACAATTTAAAAGGCGACCTAATTATTTGGGGAATAGTCCTTCTATTGTCGCTTATCAGTATCCTGGCTGTTTATTCAGCCACAGGTTCTCTTGCTTATAGAAAAATGGGTGGCAACACTGAAATTTATCTATTTAAGCACAGTGCCTTGATCCTTGCCAGTTTGGTTGTAATGTGGGCGGTTCACAATATTCCTTACAAATACTTTTCCAAACTAAGTCTATTTGCACTTTGGGTAAGTGTGCCTTTACTTATGATCACCTACCTGTTTGGATCTACCATCAATGAAGCCAATAGGTGGCTGACTGTCCCAATTATAAACCAGGCTTTCCAACCTTCTGATTTGGCTAAGCTGGCACTTATATCTGCAGTAGCAGGCATGCTGGCAAAAAGGCAAAGAAAGATTACAGATATTAAAGGAACATTTATACCCATTATTATCTGGATTGGAATTATCTGCTTGTTGATTGCCATGGCAAATATGTCCACGGCAGTCATGCTACTTGCGACCTGCTTGTTACTTATGTTTATTGGTCGAGTGCCTTTAAAATACCTATTGGTGGTAGGCATGGTAGGGGCATTGGTGCTTTCTACCGCCATATTGATGGGACAAAGGGGTGGTGTTTTCTTTGCAAGAATTGAAAAGTTTTTTGACGATGATCCTGCTGCAATCTCTTTTCAGGCCAAGCATTCCTATATCGCTATTGCTACAGGAGGCATTACTGGAAAAGGGCCGGGAAATAGTGAACAAAGGAATATTCTTCCTCACCCCTATTCCGATTTCATTTTTGCGATCATCGTAGAAGAATATGGTATGATCGGCGGAGGATTTGTTTTATTTCTCTACCTGGCATTACTCTACCGAGGCATGCGGGTGGTCGCAATATCCACCCGACCCTTTGGCGGATTATTATCAGCAGGATTAAGTTTTTCGCTGGTAATACAAGCCATGATAAATATGGGCGTAGCCGTTGGAATGGTTCCCATCACAGGACTCCCCTTACCCATGGTAAGTATGGGGGGGACCTCCCTAATATTCACAGGAATATCCTTGGGAATTATTTTAAGTATTAGTAGAGGGGATCATGAAGATGCCTTTGTAAATGAACAAAAATCAATCAATAGAAAAGTTAAAGTAGCTTAA
- the murD gene encoding UDP-N-acetylmuramoyl-L-alanine--D-glutamate ligase, whose product MQKTVILGSGESGFGAALLAHKHGHRVFVSDAGKINEKRKRVFLDKNIAFEEGKHSLPLLLDAQTIIKSPGISFEAPLVVQLLEAGIEVIDELEFANRFSKGKVIAITGTNGKTTTTLLIYHLMKSAGMDVGIGGNVGQSWALQLVEKDYSWWVLEVSSFQIEGFVDLKPKIAVLLNITPDHLDRYHYELEKYAAAKMKLTDNMNEEDCLVFHEPDQNIIKAMVGMKGKPTLAPIALNKQAKTRAYVSNKELNLELKDANWSWPISEMVLQGEHNLINSLAATLATALAGVPTSEVGPALKSFVNAAHRMEHVADVNNIKFINDSKGTNVDATAFALSAFKEPLIWIAGGVDKGNDYSLLYDKVIDHVKLLICLGKENEKLKMAFSGKIPVILTTEDIKEAVQLALAHGKPGDVALLSPACASFDLFKNYEDRGDQFKEAVISLKDIN is encoded by the coding sequence ATGCAGAAGACTGTAATTTTAGGATCCGGAGAAAGTGGCTTTGGCGCTGCTTTGTTAGCCCATAAGCATGGGCACAGGGTTTTTGTGTCTGATGCGGGAAAGATTAATGAGAAGAGAAAAAGGGTCTTTCTAGATAAAAACATTGCATTTGAAGAAGGGAAACACAGTTTACCACTTCTTTTGGATGCTCAAACCATCATAAAATCACCTGGGATTTCATTTGAAGCTCCACTGGTTGTACAATTATTAGAAGCTGGAATAGAAGTCATAGATGAGTTAGAATTTGCCAACAGGTTTTCTAAAGGAAAGGTAATCGCAATCACCGGAACCAATGGAAAAACCACCACTACCTTACTGATTTACCACCTGATGAAAAGTGCAGGAATGGATGTGGGCATAGGTGGAAATGTAGGTCAAAGTTGGGCTTTACAGTTGGTAGAGAAGGATTACAGCTGGTGGGTTTTGGAAGTTAGCAGTTTCCAAATCGAAGGATTTGTAGATTTAAAACCAAAGATCGCGGTTTTATTAAACATTACCCCAGATCATTTGGATCGGTATCATTATGAGCTCGAGAAATATGCCGCAGCCAAAATGAAACTTACTGACAACATGAATGAAGAGGACTGTTTGGTCTTCCACGAACCTGATCAGAACATCATAAAGGCCATGGTAGGAATGAAAGGCAAACCTACCCTTGCCCCTATAGCACTGAATAAACAAGCTAAAACAAGAGCTTATGTTTCTAATAAAGAACTAAATCTTGAATTGAAAGATGCAAACTGGAGTTGGCCGATCAGTGAAATGGTCCTTCAAGGGGAACATAATTTAATCAACTCCCTAGCTGCCACCTTAGCTACTGCATTGGCTGGAGTTCCTACAAGTGAAGTAGGCCCGGCACTTAAAAGCTTTGTTAATGCAGCCCATAGAATGGAACATGTGGCAGATGTCAATAACATCAAGTTTATCAATGACAGTAAAGGCACCAATGTAGATGCAACAGCCTTTGCGCTTAGTGCTTTTAAGGAACCGTTGATTTGGATAGCTGGAGGAGTGGATAAAGGGAATGATTACAGTTTACTGTATGACAAAGTAATAGATCATGTCAAGTTGCTCATTTGCTTAGGTAAGGAAAATGAAAAATTGAAAATGGCTTTCTCAGGAAAAATCCCAGTCATTCTAACTACGGAAGACATTAAGGAAGCCGTACAATTGGCATTAGCGCATGGAAAGCCAGGAGATGTGGCCTTATTATCCCCTGCTTGCGCAAGTTTTGATTTATTCAAAAACTACGAAGACAGAGGAGATCAATTCAAAGAGGCTGTAATAAGTTTAAAGGATATAAATTAA
- the mraY gene encoding phospho-N-acetylmuramoyl-pentapeptide-transferase: MLYHLFDYIDQTFDFPGAGVFKYISFRAGMASLFSLLITITLGKTIIDWIRKKSIGETVRELGLQGQVEKKGTPTMGGVMIMAAIVIPTLLFANIYNIYIILLLVTTLWLGAIGFLDDYIKVFRKNKEGLAGKFKIVGQVGIGIIVGTTLYFHEDVVVREFHDSVSIEEGLVATPTFEDVKSMKTTIPFLKNNELNYDVVFGFLGENFTPFLYILLVIFVVTAVSNGANITDGIDGLAAGTSAIIGLTIAIYAYISGNVIFSQYLNVMFIPNSGELVIFCSAFVGACVGFLWYNSYPAQVFMGDTGSLMIGGVIAVLSLTLRKELLLPILCGIFLIELLSVIFQVSYFKYTKKKYGEGRRIFLMSPLHHHYQKKNIPEAKITVRFWILGILFAIMALATLKLR; this comes from the coding sequence ATGCTGTACCACCTTTTTGACTATATCGACCAAACATTTGATTTCCCTGGAGCTGGAGTATTTAAGTATATTTCCTTCAGGGCAGGCATGGCTTCCTTGTTTTCCTTATTGATCACTATCACTTTGGGTAAAACCATTATCGATTGGATCAGAAAAAAATCTATTGGAGAAACGGTAAGAGAACTAGGCCTTCAGGGACAAGTGGAGAAAAAAGGCACTCCTACAATGGGCGGTGTAATGATCATGGCTGCAATAGTAATCCCTACCCTTCTTTTTGCTAATATTTATAATATTTACATCATTCTTTTGCTGGTAACCACACTATGGTTGGGTGCCATCGGCTTTTTGGATGATTACATTAAAGTGTTCAGAAAGAATAAAGAAGGGTTAGCTGGAAAATTTAAAATTGTTGGTCAAGTTGGGATTGGTATCATCGTCGGAACCACCCTTTACTTCCATGAAGATGTAGTAGTAAGAGAATTTCACGATAGCGTATCCATTGAAGAAGGATTGGTGGCTACACCCACCTTTGAGGATGTAAAGTCCATGAAAACAACGATTCCCTTCCTCAAAAACAATGAGCTTAATTATGATGTTGTTTTTGGTTTTTTAGGGGAAAACTTCACCCCTTTTCTCTATATACTATTGGTAATATTTGTAGTTACTGCTGTTTCTAATGGGGCCAATATTACAGATGGAATTGATGGGCTTGCGGCAGGAACTTCCGCAATCATTGGCCTAACTATTGCCATTTATGCCTACATCAGCGGGAACGTCATTTTCTCCCAATATTTAAATGTAATGTTTATCCCTAACTCAGGTGAGTTGGTGATTTTCTGCTCGGCTTTTGTGGGGGCTTGCGTTGGGTTTTTATGGTACAATTCCTACCCTGCTCAAGTGTTTATGGGAGACACAGGGAGTTTGATGATAGGTGGAGTAATCGCCGTACTATCCCTTACCCTAAGGAAAGAATTATTGCTCCCCATTTTATGTGGGATTTTCTTAATCGAACTGCTGTCTGTCATTTTTCAGGTAAGCTATTTTAAGTACACCAAGAAAAAATACGGTGAAGGAAGAAGGATATTCCTGATGTCTCCTCTACACCACCATTATCAGAAAAAAAATATTCCAGAAGCAAAAATTACTGTACGCTTTTGGATTTTAGGAATCTTGTTTGCCATTATGGCCTTGGCAACATTAAAATTAAGGTAA
- a CDS encoding UDP-N-acetylmuramoyl-L-alanyl-D-glutamate--2,6-diaminopimelate ligase yields the protein MSQQLKDILYKVSLVSTKGNMEVDISQLTFDSREVNEGAVFIAIAGTQVDGHAYIEKAITKGAMAIVCEHLPEDLVEGITYVQVVNAPKAMGLMAANFYGNPSEKIKIVAVTGTNGKTTTVTLLHQLYTELGYSTGLLSTVENKIKEEIIPASHTTPDSISINKLLVKMLEAGCTHCFMEASSHAIIQERTAGLKFTGALFTNLSHDHLDYHGDFDHYIKAKKKLFDELPKEAFALVNADDKRGLVMLQNTKAKHYTFALKYPADFKARIIDNSIQGLEMDLGGKSVWFRLTGEFNAYNLLGVLGIAQLLGENEEEVLRQLSLLKGAEGRFDILVQGGITAIIDYAHTPDALENVLKTIQKLRTGTETLVTVVGCGGNRDKTKRPMMAKIACKFSNKVILTSDNPREEDPISIIKDMEEGLSPIDQRKIISMEDRKSAITTACHLCKPGDIVLIAGKGHEKYQEIKGVKHPFDDKKIVSELLKLLSKD from the coding sequence TTGAGCCAACAGTTAAAGGACATATTGTACAAAGTTTCATTGGTTTCTACCAAAGGAAATATGGAGGTAGACATCAGTCAACTTACATTTGACAGTAGAGAAGTCAATGAAGGTGCTGTGTTTATTGCCATTGCTGGCACGCAAGTGGATGGACACGCTTATATTGAGAAAGCCATAACTAAAGGTGCTATGGCGATAGTATGTGAACATTTACCAGAAGACCTGGTAGAAGGGATCACCTACGTTCAGGTAGTAAACGCTCCTAAAGCTATGGGATTGATGGCCGCCAATTTTTACGGGAACCCATCAGAAAAAATTAAGATTGTTGCGGTAACAGGTACAAATGGAAAAACCACCACCGTAACCTTATTGCATCAATTGTATACAGAACTGGGTTATTCCACAGGGCTATTATCGACAGTTGAAAATAAAATCAAGGAGGAAATAATTCCTGCAAGTCATACTACCCCTGATTCCATTTCAATTAATAAACTGCTGGTCAAGATGCTTGAAGCAGGCTGTACCCATTGTTTTATGGAAGCCAGTTCTCATGCCATAATCCAAGAAAGAACGGCAGGGTTGAAATTTACAGGGGCTCTGTTTACGAATTTATCTCATGATCATTTGGATTATCATGGTGACTTTGACCATTACATAAAGGCGAAGAAAAAACTGTTTGACGAATTACCCAAAGAGGCTTTTGCATTGGTCAATGCCGATGACAAAAGGGGCCTTGTAATGCTTCAGAACACCAAAGCCAAACACTACACTTTTGCCTTAAAGTATCCTGCAGACTTTAAGGCCCGAATTATCGACAACTCCATACAAGGTCTTGAGATGGACCTTGGTGGGAAATCCGTATGGTTCAGACTTACTGGAGAATTCAATGCTTACAACCTTCTTGGTGTATTGGGCATTGCCCAACTCCTAGGGGAGAATGAGGAAGAAGTATTGAGACAGTTATCACTGCTAAAAGGAGCAGAAGGGAGATTTGACATTCTGGTTCAAGGTGGTATCACTGCCATAATCGATTATGCCCATACCCCTGATGCTTTGGAAAACGTTTTAAAAACCATCCAAAAACTTCGTACCGGAACAGAAACTTTGGTTACTGTGGTAGGCTGCGGTGGCAACAGAGACAAAACCAAACGGCCCATGATGGCTAAAATTGCCTGTAAGTTCAGCAATAAGGTCATTCTAACATCTGACAATCCAAGAGAAGAGGACCCTATATCCATCATTAAGGATATGGAAGAAGGTCTCAGCCCAATAGACCAAAGAAAAATCATTTCAATGGAGGATAGAAAATCTGCAATAACTACAGCTTGCCACCTTTGCAAACCTGGTGACATTGTACTTATCGCAGGAAAAGGCCATGAGAAATACCAAGAAATAAAAGGAGTAAAACACCCTTTTGATGACAAAAAAATTGTAAGTGAACTTTTAAAGCTTTTATCTAAGGATTAA
- a CDS encoding penicillin-binding protein, giving the protein MNIKKSILLRVRLSFLAVTLIACSIFYRIGFIQMVDGDRWRQLSEDINLQYRPVKATRGNIYGTDGSLLATSLPFYRVAIDPSIDKSPYWKASVDSLSQNLANFYKDRSANAYKRMILDARNQEKKYLILNRRQINYQEKMIMSQWPIFKKGRMGGGVIFEKIDKRYRPFKNLAGRTVGFLNEDQYGAGLEYSFNEYLQGRNGEALFQKIVGGSWKPLHDADDIKPTDGFDIVTTLDVNIQDVAESVLLRQLINKDAAFGSVIVMEVATGHIKAIANLEKNKNSYGYGEYYNYAVGEQGLTEPGSTFKLLSMMALLEEGKINLNDSIDTGNGSYKFYDRYMRDAKHGGYGMLSIRDVFEKSSNVGISKLVDEHFGHQPQRFIDYIEKAKLDKPLGFQLKGEGIPYFKHPDDKNWYGTTLPWMSIGYELKITPLQTLAFYNAIANGGTMVKPMIVQQISRGNTIEERFKTEILVKNIASTKTIRQLQDLLQGVVEKGTARNISTDTYAIAGKTGTAQKLINGKYTQKYYTSFAGYFPADQPKYSAIVVIDSPNGFNAYGGDISAPVFKEIADKIYAQDMSIQRKETEKSEFQRVNNDEFPYIRAGKAEELQMICNSMGISNHYAGNETWVQSRVSNKSIQWVGNAVEKPVVPDVTGMTLRDAIYILENKGFRVEFSGSGRVSSQSLSKGTSYKNEQIIKLSLS; this is encoded by the coding sequence GTGAATATAAAAAAATCCATATTGCTCCGTGTAAGGCTTTCCTTTTTGGCAGTAACCCTTATTGCCTGTTCTATTTTTTATAGAATAGGCTTTATTCAAATGGTTGATGGTGATAGATGGCGCCAGTTATCCGAAGACATTAACCTACAATACCGACCAGTAAAAGCTACCAGAGGAAACATCTATGGTACAGATGGAAGCCTATTGGCTACAAGTCTACCTTTTTATAGAGTAGCCATAGACCCTTCTATTGATAAGAGCCCTTATTGGAAAGCTAGTGTGGATTCACTATCTCAAAACCTTGCTAATTTTTATAAAGATAGATCTGCCAACGCATACAAAAGGATGATTCTGGACGCCAGAAATCAAGAGAAGAAATACTTAATATTAAATAGGAGACAAATTAATTATCAAGAAAAAATGATAATGTCTCAATGGCCCATCTTCAAAAAAGGAAGAATGGGAGGTGGTGTGATTTTCGAGAAAATTGATAAAAGATATCGCCCATTTAAAAATTTAGCAGGAAGAACAGTCGGTTTTTTAAATGAGGACCAATATGGTGCAGGTTTGGAATACAGCTTTAATGAATACCTGCAGGGAAGAAATGGTGAAGCCTTATTTCAGAAAATCGTGGGAGGTAGCTGGAAGCCCTTGCACGATGCTGATGACATCAAACCTACTGATGGATTTGACATCGTCACTACATTGGATGTTAACATACAAGATGTAGCTGAATCTGTTTTATTAAGGCAATTGATCAACAAAGATGCAGCTTTTGGATCAGTGATTGTGATGGAGGTAGCGACAGGTCATATCAAAGCTATTGCCAATCTAGAAAAAAACAAGAACTCCTATGGCTACGGTGAATACTATAATTATGCCGTGGGTGAACAAGGCTTGACAGAACCTGGATCTACTTTCAAATTGCTCTCCATGATGGCATTACTTGAAGAAGGTAAGATCAATTTAAATGACAGTATAGATACTGGAAACGGAAGTTATAAATTTTATGACAGGTACATGAGGGATGCCAAACATGGAGGTTATGGCATGCTTTCTATTCGGGATGTTTTCGAAAAATCCTCAAATGTCGGCATCTCAAAATTAGTAGATGAACATTTTGGACACCAACCTCAGCGATTCATCGATTACATTGAAAAAGCGAAGCTAGACAAACCTCTAGGATTTCAGTTAAAAGGTGAAGGCATTCCTTACTTCAAGCATCCTGATGACAAAAACTGGTATGGCACAACTTTACCATGGATGTCTATTGGTTATGAATTAAAGATTACTCCATTACAAACATTGGCCTTTTACAATGCCATCGCAAATGGAGGCACCATGGTGAAGCCCATGATTGTACAGCAAATCTCAAGAGGAAATACCATCGAGGAAAGGTTCAAAACAGAAATTTTAGTAAAAAACATTGCTTCTACAAAAACTATCCGCCAACTCCAGGATTTACTTCAAGGAGTAGTAGAAAAAGGTACTGCCAGAAATATTTCTACCGATACCTATGCTATTGCTGGTAAAACAGGTACTGCGCAAAAATTAATTAACGGGAAATACACACAGAAGTATTATACCTCTTTCGCAGGATATTTTCCAGCGGATCAACCGAAATACAGTGCCATAGTGGTAATTGACAGCCCCAATGGATTCAATGCCTATGGTGGGGATATCTCAGCTCCTGTATTTAAAGAGATTGCTGATAAAATTTATGCCCAGGACATGAGCATACAACGGAAAGAAACAGAGAAAAGTGAATTTCAACGTGTCAATAACGATGAGTTCCCTTACATAAGAGCGGGAAAAGCTGAAGAGTTGCAAATGATATGTAATAGCATGGGCATCTCCAATCATTATGCAGGAAATGAAACATGGGTTCAATCCAGGGTTTCCAATAAATCCATACAGTGGGTAGGAAATGCTGTTGAAAAACCTGTGGTGCCAGATGTTACGGGCATGACCTTAAGAGATGCCATTTATATATTAGAGAACAAAGGATTTAGAGTGGAATTCTCAGGATCTGGAAGGGTAAGTTCCCAATCCTTATCTAAAGGAACAAGCTATAAAAATGAACAAATCATTAAATTATCTTTGAGTTGA
- a CDS encoding FtsL-like putative cell division protein gives MGVNTFKNKKPIKSSRDQKKSRFNPFAFIERKMDVSALVGENVPIKLVLPLLYASFLAMVYIWSNYKAENTIRKIDKLQQEVEDLRADVTTLEAEYMYASKQSEVAKKIQPLGIIEIEEPPQKIVLEK, from the coding sequence ATGGGAGTAAACACATTTAAAAATAAGAAACCGATCAAATCATCCCGGGATCAAAAAAAATCCAGGTTTAATCCATTTGCTTTCATAGAGCGAAAAATGGATGTAAGCGCACTTGTAGGCGAAAATGTACCAATCAAATTGGTTCTCCCTCTTTTGTACGCTTCATTTTTAGCCATGGTATACATATGGAGCAACTATAAAGCTGAGAATACAATTAGAAAAATCGACAAGCTTCAACAGGAGGTGGAAGATCTGCGTGCAGATGTAACCACCCTAGAAGCAGAATACATGTATGCAAGTAAGCAATCTGAAGTAGCAAAAAAAATTCAGCCTTTGGGCATCATTGAAATAGAGGAACCCCCACAGAAAATAGTATTGGAAAAGTGA
- the rsmH gene encoding 16S rRNA (cytosine(1402)-N(4))-methyltransferase RsmH produces the protein MHNQAYHIPVMLEECLSGLNIDPNGTYIDLTFGGGGHSREILKKLDKGHLYGFDQDPDAEKNAPDDEKFTFVMANFRDLRRYLKIYGVEKVDGILADLGVSSHQIDEPSRGFSTRFEGKLDMRMSQSGDVSAATILNTYEEEALHKIFGIYGEIRNAKTLARAIVSTRANIPFESIPDFKNLLDKYAPRGKYAKYSAQVFQALRIEVNQEMAALEEMLEQSTKLLNSEGRLVIMSYHSLEDRMVKNIMTKGKLHGELEKDFYGNPIRPLEPISRKPIVAKQEEIETNKRARSAKLRIAKKL, from the coding sequence GTGCATAATCAAGCCTACCATATTCCCGTAATGCTCGAAGAGTGCCTGTCAGGTTTAAACATAGACCCTAACGGCACCTATATCGATTTGACCTTTGGAGGAGGTGGGCACTCTCGTGAAATCCTAAAAAAGCTAGACAAGGGACACTTGTATGGTTTTGATCAGGATCCTGATGCAGAGAAAAACGCCCCTGACGATGAAAAATTCACTTTCGTCATGGCCAATTTCCGGGATTTACGCAGATACCTGAAGATATACGGTGTAGAAAAAGTAGATGGCATCCTTGCCGATTTAGGCGTTTCTTCACACCAGATTGACGAGCCTTCAAGAGGCTTTTCTACGAGGTTTGAAGGAAAGCTGGACATGCGAATGAGTCAATCAGGAGATGTTTCTGCAGCTACTATTTTGAACACTTACGAAGAAGAAGCACTCCATAAGATTTTTGGTATTTATGGAGAAATAAGGAATGCCAAAACCCTAGCAAGAGCCATCGTCTCTACCAGGGCTAATATCCCTTTTGAATCCATTCCGGATTTCAAAAACCTTCTTGACAAATATGCGCCACGAGGCAAATATGCAAAATATAGTGCCCAGGTATTTCAAGCCCTAAGAATCGAAGTAAATCAGGAAATGGCTGCTTTAGAAGAAATGCTGGAGCAAAGTACCAAGTTGTTGAATAGTGAAGGAAGGTTGGTAATAATGAGCTACCATTCACTTGAAGACCGAATGGTCAAAAACATTATGACCAAAGGCAAACTTCATGGTGAGCTTGAAAAAGATTTTTATGGCAATCCGATCCGACCACTAGAACCTATAAGCAGAAAGCCTATAGTGGCAAAACAGGAAGAGATAGAAACAAATAAGAGAGCAAGAAGTGCCAAGTTGAGGATTGCAAAAAAACTTTGA
- the mraZ gene encoding division/cell wall cluster transcriptional repressor MraZ — MASFTGEFECKLDAKGRLVLPSKMKALLPESLGQEMMLRKGLEPCLELIPMVEVKKDHSKLASLDDTDDDVRFFKRSFFRRESPVDLDATGRFVISKTMLRHAQLEREAIVIGIGTKIEIWNPECYEAFMSKEEKRFSDLNKKFLGKSA, encoded by the coding sequence ATGGCATCATTCACCGGTGAATTTGAGTGTAAATTGGATGCCAAGGGCAGGTTGGTATTGCCTTCAAAAATGAAGGCTTTATTACCTGAATCCTTGGGTCAGGAAATGATGCTGCGCAAAGGTTTGGAGCCATGTCTCGAATTGATACCGATGGTTGAAGTTAAAAAAGACCATAGCAAATTGGCCAGCCTAGATGATACAGATGATGATGTAAGGTTTTTCAAAAGGTCCTTTTTCAGGAGGGAATCCCCAGTAGATTTAGATGCTACTGGCAGGTTTGTGATTAGCAAAACCATGCTACGTCATGCCCAATTAGAAAGAGAAGCCATTGTGATAGGTATAGGTACAAAAATTGAAATTTGGAACCCGGAATGCTATGAAGCATTCATGAGTAAAGAAGAAAAAAGATTCAGTGATTTAAACAAAAAATTCTTAGGTAAAAGTGCATAA